Part of the Halomarina litorea genome is shown below.
CATCCGTCGGGTGGGTCATCGTCACCGGCGACGGCATCGCGGCCGAGGGCTCCGAGCGAATCGGGCGCGCGACGAACAACCAGGCGGAGTACGAAGCGCTCGTCAGGGCGCTGGAGGCCGCCGCGGACTACGGCTACGACACCGTCGAGATTCGCGGGGACTCCCAACTCGTCGTCAAGCAGGTGACGGGCGCGTGGAACACGAACGATCCCGAGTTGCGCGAGAAGCGCGTGCGGGTCCACGAACTCCTCCGCGAGTTCGACGACTGGACCATCAGCCACGTTCCGCGGGAGATAAACGACCGCGCCGACGACCTAGCCAACGACGCACTCGATGACTGACGCTCCCGAACCGACCGACACGGAGACGGACGACCGGCCCGACCGACTCCCCGAACGGGTCGCGGACGAGGCCGAACGCCTGACCCGGCGCGCGCGAGAGGCGGAGGCCGCAACCCCCCTCGCCGACGCCGACTCCCACCCGACCGCCGCCGAACTGGCCGCGACG
Proteins encoded:
- the rnhA gene encoding ribonuclease HI, which codes for MPVIECDPDEARERLEAAGVRVEAGNTDHERWRADHEGATAVAYDGKVVVQGESPARLVGLIEGGGGRAHVYFDGACRGNPGPASVGWVIVTGDGIAAEGSERIGRATNNQAEYEALVRALEAAADYGYDTVEIRGDSQLVVKQVTGAWNTNDPELREKRVRVHELLREFDDWTISHVPREINDRADDLANDALDD